DNA sequence from the Carnobacterium funditum DSM 5970 genome:
CGCTAAGTTTTGTTCCAAAAATTTTGGCTGTCGTGCTTTCGTTAATTGTTTTTGGTAACTTTATGTTAAATGCTTTGATTGGGTTTACCCAAAAAATATTCGAAATGATTGCAATGCTGTGATTGAGGAAATAACAGATCTTCAAATTCAAACAGCGCTATTGATTCTGATGAGAATATCAGCATTTTTCGTCATTAGTCCAGGATTTTCGATGAAAGGACTGCCAAACTTAGTTAAAATTGGCTTATCTGCTGGACTAACCATTGCAGCGTATCCAGTGACCGCAGCGTTAACATCAGAAGTATCGTTACAAATCTTTGCTCTATTAGCAATGAAAGAAGTCGTATTAGGTTTAGCTATCGGGTTTGTTACAAAATTAATTTTTGCTACTATTGAAATGGCTGGAAACTTTGTCGACTTTCAAGTTGGCTTTCAAATGGGAGCTGTATTTGACCCAGCTTTAGGCGTGAGTGCTTCTTATTATGGGAAAATCTATTACTGGCTGTCGATTTGTATCTTCTTTATCACTGATTTACATCACTTGGTATTAAAAACGGTGATAAAAACATTTCAGTACGTTCCGATAGAAAGCACGAATCTGGGAGGATTTGGTGTTGAAGGCATGGTGAAATTGTATGCGATCGTTTTTGAATCAGCTTTAAACTTGGCAGCACCGATGATTATTGTGGCACTGTTTACAGAGGTTGTATTAGGTTTGATTTCTCGAACTGTTCCTCAAATTAATGTTTTGATTTTAGGAATGCCTCTAAAAATTATATCCAGTTTCCTCTTTATTTTATTGTTATTGCCAACTTTATTAAACAATATTCAAACGACGTTGCCAATGATGATCAAATACATCAATGAATTTATCCAGTCGTTGCCGACAACGTGAGGTGAGAAAAGATGGCAGAAAAAGATGGCAAAACAGAAAAACCTAGTCCTAAGAAGATAAAAGATTCGAGAAAAAAAGGACAAATTGCAAAAAGCCAAGATTTAACTTCTGCTGTCACCTTTATTGTTTTTGTCGGATCTTCGGCGTTTTTAGGACCGTACATATTAAAGCAAGGATTTTTATACTTAAGGGCTTATTTTTCAGAGGGACTCATAGTAGGCGGTTTGGAAAATGATTTAGGCAATATCGGCATGAAGGCGATTGTATTTATTCTAGTATTGGCGGGACCTTTCTTAGCGATTGGGTTCGTTGCCTCACTTATTGCCAGTATGCTACAAACGGGTTTTCTTTTTTCTGCTGAAGCGATAAAGTTCGACATCAAGAAAATAAATCCAGTCAGTGGCTTTAAAAACATGTTTAGTAAAAAAACGATGTTTACCTTATTAAAAAATATTATGAAACTAGGATTAGTTTTTTTTATGGCCTACTTGATGATTTCGTCATCCATTAATCACCTTGTTAATGCAGGTAATATTGGCACGCGAAAGTTATTTTTTCTAGTTATGGAACTAGTGAAAAGTTTAGGTGTTCAATTAGGGATTGTTTTATTGGTGTTAGGTATCGCAGATTATATTTATCAAGTCTATGATTACCGTAACGGATTGAAAATGTCTAAACAAGATTTGAAAGATGAGTACAAGCAAAGTGAAGGAGACCCGCAAATTAAAGGCAAACGTAAGCAATTCCATAGACAAATGACTAGTGGGATGTTGGCAGATGTGGAAACAGCCACAGCAGTCATCACCAACCCCACTCATCTAGCTATTGCCATTCGTTATGACAAAAGTCAAGATGAAGTTCCAATCATTGTTGCTAAAGGAGCCGACTATCAAGCGGCTAAGATAAGAGAGCGGGCAAAAGAATCACAGGTTCCGATAATAGAAAATAAACCAGTCGCTAGAGCGATGTATCAATCAATCGAAGTGGGGCAACCTGTTCCAGTCGATATGTACCAAGCAATTGCTGAAATTTTGGCATTGGTTTATCAGATGGAAGAAATAAACAAGCATAAAATTTAAATGTGTTTTAAAGGATGAGGGGTCGAAGAAATGTTAACTGCTTTTATGGGGAAATTTGAAAAACTAACCAATTCATTGGATGTATTAATAGCCTTTTTTGTAGTAGCTATTTTAGGGATGATCATTATTCCATTACCACCTATCCTGTTGGATTTTATGTTAGTGGTCAACATTGCTTTATCCATTACTATTTTGCTGTTGACTCTTTTTTCTAAAAGCGTATTAGAATTTTCATCATTTCCAACCTTATTACTCATTACGACCATGTTCAGATTAGCGTTAAATATTTCTTCTACGCGTCTGATTTTGACAGTCGGTGAAGCGGGAGCAGTTATTGATACATTTGCTAATTTCGTAGCAGGAAACAATGTGGTAGTCGGGGCGGTTATCTTTATCATCATCGTCATCATTCAATTAATGGTCGTGACTAACGGTGCCAGCCGAGTTTCAGAAGTCTCCGCACGATTTACGTTAGATGCTATGCCAGGAAAACAAATGTCTATTGATGCCGATTTAAACTCTGGCTTAATCAATGAAGACACAGCTAAAAAACGACGGTCAGATTTAGAACGAGAAACACAATTCTTTGGCGCAATGGACGGAGCGAGTAAG
Encoded proteins:
- the flhB gene encoding flagellar biosynthesis protein FlhB — encoded protein: MAEKDGKTEKPSPKKIKDSRKKGQIAKSQDLTSAVTFIVFVGSSAFLGPYILKQGFLYLRAYFSEGLIVGGLENDLGNIGMKAIVFILVLAGPFLAIGFVASLIASMLQTGFLFSAEAIKFDIKKINPVSGFKNMFSKKTMFTLLKNIMKLGLVFFMAYLMISSSINHLVNAGNIGTRKLFFLVMELVKSLGVQLGIVLLVLGIADYIYQVYDYRNGLKMSKQDLKDEYKQSEGDPQIKGKRKQFHRQMTSGMLADVETATAVITNPTHLAIAIRYDKSQDEVPIIVAKGADYQAAKIRERAKESQVPIIENKPVARAMYQSIEVGQPVPVDMYQAIAEILALVYQMEEINKHKI
- the fliR gene encoding flagellar biosynthetic protein FliR — translated: MIEEITDLQIQTALLILMRISAFFVISPGFSMKGLPNLVKIGLSAGLTIAAYPVTAALTSEVSLQIFALLAMKEVVLGLAIGFVTKLIFATIEMAGNFVDFQVGFQMGAVFDPALGVSASYYGKIYYWLSICIFFITDLHHLVLKTVIKTFQYVPIESTNLGGFGVEGMVKLYAIVFESALNLAAPMIIVALFTEVVLGLISRTVPQINVLILGMPLKIISSFLFILLLLPTLLNNIQTTLPMMIKYINEFIQSLPTT